A portion of the Actomonas aquatica genome contains these proteins:
- a CDS encoding chemotaxis protein CheD: MAGSASINDVFGAFASPKPKAAPSPGGSFGSPTGAHSKSFAQRVVVGVGDMAVSNVEHVTLSTFALGSCVGVIVFDPVARAGGLLHLMLPDSTLSPDRAGKKPAMFADTGIPMLFNALRGIRAERQRVNILLAGGACVLNGPDQFKIGERNIATTRKLLSLYGLRASYEELGGNVNRTVHLNIATGEVFLKLPGREIRHRLG; this comes from the coding sequence ATGGCCGGTTCAGCGAGCATCAACGATGTCTTCGGGGCCTTTGCGTCCCCCAAACCCAAAGCCGCTCCATCGCCCGGTGGCAGCTTTGGTTCCCCCACCGGCGCACACAGCAAGTCCTTCGCCCAACGCGTCGTCGTGGGCGTGGGCGACATGGCGGTGTCCAACGTCGAACACGTCACCTTGTCCACCTTCGCCCTCGGCTCCTGCGTGGGCGTGATCGTCTTCGACCCCGTGGCCCGCGCCGGCGGTCTGTTGCACCTGATGCTGCCCGACTCCACCCTTTCCCCGGATCGAGCCGGCAAAAAGCCCGCCATGTTTGCCGACACCGGCATTCCCATGCTCTTCAACGCCCTGCGTGGTATCCGCGCCGAGCGCCAACGCGTGAACATTCTGCTCGCCGGTGGCGCCTGCGTGCTGAACGGCCCCGACCAATTTAAGATCGGCGAACGCAACATCGCCACCACCCGCAAGCTCCTGTCCCTCTACGGACTGCGCGCCTCCTACGAAGAACTCGGCGGGAACGTAAATCGCACCGTCCACCTCAACATCGCAACCGGCGAAGTCTTCCTCAAACTCCCGGGGCGCGAAATCCGTCACCGCCTCGGCTGA
- a CDS encoding methyl-accepting chemotaxis protein produces MKSLSLGHRVALIIAAFCVLIAVGIGVTLHRVTQLHDLGDQIATNNLPGAAYAGRIGVEAANRQIMLGRVLLAYDDSEVAAARAAVDEVDARLQHSLDAYVASIRTDADRARYETFLASERAYQDAAQNFYAKVGIDPADAADAFDIDVAQAYAALREAVTSLIDHNMDAGFTAGEALRADVRLMQWQTVIVGSVIFVAIILASTLSVRGLNRSLGRIAGALVASADRTAAATRQVAQSSQTLADDAGSQAAALEETSASLEEISTMTQRNADSAREAKRYASDTRTAADAGAQHMTRMLEAMEAIHQSSDEIASIVKTIDAIASQTNLLALNAAVEAARAGEAGAGFAVVAEEVRNLARRSAESAHETAARIEQSVTRSRHGLAISREVSGALERIVECARQVDTLVARIDHASSEQSQGIQHVTQAVTQMDTVTQQSAAVAEESAGTATTLDHEVRTLRESVANLERLIGATSIQDHATDHEVATAANYAPTTVAA; encoded by the coding sequence ATGAAATCTCTGTCGCTCGGCCACCGCGTTGCCCTGATCATCGCCGCCTTCTGCGTGCTCATCGCCGTCGGTATCGGCGTCACGCTCCACCGCGTCACCCAGCTCCACGACCTCGGCGACCAGATCGCCACCAATAACCTGCCCGGCGCCGCCTACGCCGGTCGCATCGGGGTCGAAGCCGCCAACCGCCAGATCATGCTCGGCCGCGTCCTGCTCGCCTACGACGACAGCGAGGTAGCGGCCGCGCGCGCTGCGGTCGACGAGGTTGATGCCCGGCTCCAACACTCGCTCGACGCCTACGTGGCCTCCATCCGCACCGACGCAGACCGCGCCCGTTACGAGACCTTCCTCGCCTCCGAGAGAGCCTATCAGGATGCCGCGCAAAACTTCTACGCCAAGGTCGGCATCGATCCAGCCGACGCCGCCGACGCCTTCGATATCGACGTGGCCCAAGCCTATGCCGCATTGCGCGAGGCCGTCACCAGCCTCATCGATCACAACATGGATGCCGGCTTCACCGCCGGTGAAGCCCTGCGAGCCGACGTAAGACTGATGCAGTGGCAAACCGTCATCGTCGGATCCGTCATTTTCGTCGCCATCATCCTCGCCAGCACCCTCTCCGTGCGCGGGCTCAACCGCAGCCTCGGCCGCATCGCCGGCGCGCTCGTCGCCAGTGCCGACCGCACCGCCGCCGCCACCCGCCAGGTCGCGCAATCATCGCAGACCCTGGCCGACGACGCCGGTAGCCAGGCCGCCGCGCTCGAAGAGACCAGCGCCTCGCTGGAGGAGATCAGCACCATGACCCAGCGCAACGCCGACAGCGCCCGCGAAGCCAAGCGCTATGCCTCCGACACGCGCACCGCCGCCGACGCCGGGGCCCAGCACATGACGCGCATGCTCGAAGCCATGGAAGCCATTCACCAGTCCTCCGACGAGATTGCCTCCATCGTGAAGACGATCGATGCCATCGCCTCCCAAACCAACCTGCTCGCCCTCAACGCCGCCGTCGAAGCCGCCCGCGCCGGCGAGGCCGGGGCCGGCTTCGCCGTCGTGGCCGAAGAGGTGCGCAACCTCGCCCGCCGCTCCGCCGAGTCCGCCCACGAAACCGCCGCCCGCATCGAACAATCGGTCACGCGCAGTCGGCACGGTCTCGCCATCTCCCGCGAAGTCAGCGGCGCCCTCGAGCGCATCGTCGAGTGTGCCCGACAAGTGGATACACTGGTCGCCCGCATCGATCACGCCTCCAGCGAACAAAGCCAGGGCATCCAACACGTCACCCAAGCGGTCACGCAAATGGACACCGTCACCCAACAAAGCGCCGCCGTCGCCGAGGAATCCGCCGGCACCGCCACCACCTTGGATCACGAAGTGCGCACCCTGCGGGAGAGTGTGGCCAACCTCGAACGCCTCATCGGCGCCACCAGCATCCAGGACCACGCCACCGACCACGAGGTGGCGACGGCCGCAAACTACGCCCCCACCACCGTCGCAGCATAA
- a CDS encoding HDOD domain-containing protein gives MSQIPSLDQVCERALKLPCSPSLMPRLISALDDEETGIEEIGAIIQLDAALAGSTLRLANSAFFGGGEPVDTLNSALMRLGIKEIYRLSALALVGRWFNQEIAGYGWQQGDFCRLSLVTAVAAEYLAETTGVVDPGKAYAAGLVHEIGKMAVAYSCADYFGDIRTHQREHGVAWAESERAILGYCHIEAGAELLRRWNFPPNLIAPVEHNPPSRDVPEEDMPLVMVVHAAKYVATSIGAGVAEDGFLFDLQADLLDEWNLNAEVLEKAFPIVLERSERMLHDRMTTGEIEL, from the coding sequence ATGAGCCAGATCCCCTCCCTCGACCAAGTCTGCGAACGGGCGCTCAAACTGCCTTGTTCGCCCTCGCTCATGCCGCGCTTAATCTCCGCGCTCGACGACGAAGAGACCGGTATCGAAGAGATCGGGGCGATCATCCAGTTGGATGCCGCCTTGGCGGGTTCGACCCTGCGTCTGGCCAATTCCGCCTTCTTTGGCGGTGGCGAGCCGGTGGATACGCTCAACAGCGCGCTCATGCGTTTGGGCATCAAGGAAATCTACCGCCTCAGCGCACTCGCGTTGGTAGGCCGTTGGTTCAACCAGGAGATCGCCGGCTATGGTTGGCAACAGGGGGATTTCTGTCGCCTGTCGCTGGTGACCGCGGTCGCCGCGGAGTATCTGGCCGAAACCACTGGCGTCGTGGATCCGGGTAAAGCCTACGCGGCCGGCCTGGTGCACGAGATCGGCAAGATGGCCGTGGCGTATTCATGCGCCGACTACTTTGGCGACATTCGCACGCACCAACGCGAACACGGTGTCGCGTGGGCGGAGTCCGAGCGTGCGATCCTCGGCTATTGCCACATCGAAGCCGGCGCGGAGTTGCTGCGCCGCTGGAATTTTCCGCCCAATCTCATCGCGCCGGTGGAGCACAATCCGCCGAGCCGGGACGTGCCGGAGGAAGACATGCCGTTGGTGATGGTGGTGCATGCCGCCAAATACGTGGCGACGAGCATCGGCGCCGGCGTGGCCGAGGATGGTTTCCTTTTCGATCTTCAGGCAGATCTGCTCGACGAGTGGAATCTCAATGCCGAGGTCCTGGAAAAGGCCTTCCCGATCGTCCTCGAGCGTTCCGAGCGCATGCTGCACGACCGCATGACGACGGGCGAAATCGAGCTCTGA
- a CDS encoding chemotaxis protein CheA, whose product MPISQENLTAIDEISNRLASESILIQVGKDDGLIPIYSLLGELIELAGDDSAFLAPALEVRSGLDALLDNAMPFDEANVSKVKRLIDWLPMAVLTRRAEDDLPTWDEDVLEVRDGGVESAAAPVAEEPVPAAATAAAEPEVDTSIDTVLDLNMEENAELLAEFHAEAVDHLQQIEAALLVLDEEPKDADAMASMFRSFHTIKGVSGFLKLTPMHTLTHEVESLLDLARNNELDLTPSIITEILRSRDAVQAMVQQITVALEQGVLPDEVIPVSNLIASVKRVAVPRGTEPAPVAAAAPAAPAPISFADAAAELEAEQEEAAAPVAAKSDAPAAKAAPRRANVVRPMAATATVRVNTEKLDNLMNVVGELVIVQSQLMESSRDRAADSTDDGSTLTRNLTQLGRITKELQHTAMALRMVPVKPTFQKMERIARDLSRECGKKVSFHVSGEDTEIDRSVVEEIADPLVHMVRNAMDHGLEDPEGRTAAGKDVTGNVSLNAYHQGSNMVIELTDDGRGLDANKLLAKARKQGLIGENHGLEEQEIYQLIFHPGFSTAEKVTAVSGRGVGMDVVKRNIEKLRGKIEIESELGIGSTFRIMLPLTMAIIDGLVVKVGEDRFILPSTSVQMALRPSPEILSKVQGTGEVLDHRGKILPITRLHQQFGIPGAIEQPTEGIMVIVESAGRSHALLVDEMVNKQEVVIKSLGSFLQGLRGVAGGAILGDGNIALILDPGALFDEAA is encoded by the coding sequence ATGCCTATCTCCCAGGAAAACCTTACCGCCATCGACGAAATCAGCAACCGTCTCGCCTCTGAGAGCATTCTCATTCAGGTCGGGAAGGACGATGGCCTCATTCCCATCTACTCGCTCCTTGGTGAGCTCATCGAACTGGCCGGCGACGACAGCGCGTTCCTTGCGCCCGCGCTGGAAGTGCGGAGCGGGCTGGATGCCCTGCTCGATAACGCCATGCCCTTCGACGAGGCCAATGTGTCCAAGGTGAAGCGTCTCATCGACTGGCTTCCCATGGCCGTGTTGACGCGCCGCGCGGAAGACGATCTCCCCACTTGGGATGAGGACGTGCTGGAAGTGCGCGACGGAGGGGTCGAATCTGCGGCCGCCCCGGTCGCGGAAGAGCCGGTCCCCGCCGCGGCTACTGCTGCCGCCGAGCCCGAGGTCGATACTTCGATCGATACCGTGTTGGATCTCAACATGGAGGAGAATGCCGAGCTGTTGGCCGAATTCCACGCCGAGGCGGTGGACCATTTGCAACAGATCGAGGCTGCTTTGCTGGTGCTCGACGAAGAGCCGAAGGATGCCGACGCGATGGCGTCGATGTTCCGTTCCTTCCACACCATCAAAGGCGTATCAGGCTTCCTGAAGCTCACGCCGATGCACACGCTCACTCACGAGGTGGAGTCGCTGCTCGACCTCGCTCGCAACAACGAACTCGATCTCACGCCTTCCATCATCACCGAGATCCTGCGTTCCCGTGACGCCGTGCAGGCGATGGTGCAGCAAATCACGGTCGCGCTCGAGCAGGGAGTCCTGCCGGACGAAGTGATCCCGGTTTCCAATCTCATCGCCTCCGTGAAGCGCGTGGCGGTGCCGCGCGGCACCGAGCCGGCTCCGGTGGCTGCAGCAGCCCCCGCCGCCCCGGCGCCAATTTCCTTTGCCGATGCCGCGGCGGAGCTGGAAGCCGAGCAGGAGGAAGCGGCCGCGCCGGTCGCCGCCAAGAGTGACGCCCCCGCCGCCAAGGCTGCGCCGCGCCGCGCCAATGTGGTGCGTCCGATGGCTGCCACTGCCACGGTGCGCGTGAATACCGAAAAGCTCGACAATCTCATGAACGTCGTGGGCGAGCTGGTGATTGTGCAGAGCCAGTTGATGGAATCCTCCCGCGATCGTGCGGCCGATTCCACCGACGACGGCTCCACCCTCACTCGCAACCTCACCCAACTCGGCCGCATCACCAAGGAGCTGCAGCACACCGCCATGGCGCTGCGCATGGTGCCGGTGAAACCGACCTTCCAGAAGATGGAACGCATCGCCCGCGACCTCTCGCGCGAGTGCGGCAAGAAGGTCTCCTTCCATGTTTCCGGTGAAGACACCGAAATCGATCGCAGTGTCGTTGAAGAGATCGCTGATCCGCTCGTGCACATGGTGCGCAATGCGATGGACCACGGTCTCGAAGATCCGGAGGGCCGCACCGCGGCCGGCAAGGACGTGACCGGCAATGTGTCCCTCAACGCCTACCACCAGGGCAGCAATATGGTGATCGAGCTGACCGACGACGGTCGCGGTCTCGATGCCAACAAGCTCCTGGCGAAGGCCCGCAAGCAGGGCCTCATCGGCGAGAACCACGGCCTCGAGGAACAGGAAATTTACCAGCTCATCTTCCACCCCGGTTTCTCCACCGCCGAAAAGGTCACCGCCGTATCCGGTCGTGGCGTCGGCATGGATGTGGTGAAGCGGAATATCGAGAAGTTGCGCGGCAAGATCGAGATCGAGTCCGAACTCGGGATCGGGTCCACCTTCCGCATCATGTTGCCGCTCACCATGGCCATCATCGACGGCCTCGTGGTGAAGGTGGGCGAAGACCGTTTCATTCTGCCCAGCACTTCGGTGCAGATGGCGCTGCGTCCGAGTCCCGAAATCCTCTCCAAGGTGCAAGGCACCGGCGAAGTGCTCGATCATCGCGGCAAGATTCTGCCCATCACCCGCCTGCACCAGCAGTTTGGCATCCCGGGCGCGATCGAGCAGCCGACCGAAGGCATCATGGTCATCGTCGAGAGTGCCGGCCGCAGTCACGCGCTCCTCGTCGACGAGATGGTCAACAAGCAGGAAGTCGTCATCAAGAGCCTCGGTTCCTTCCTTCAGGGCCTGCGCGGTGTCGCTGGTGGGGCGATCCTCGGTGACGGCAACATCGCACTCATTCTCGATCCGGGCGCGCTCTTTGACGAAGCCGCCTGA
- a CDS encoding chemotaxis protein CheW, with the protein MSNATDTLETTQLSGKYLTVFLDQESYGIAVLKVREIIRLQKVTPVPQVPHYVKGVINLRGRVIPVIDLRLKFGLNAEVSERTCIVVVQVQMASGTNQMGLIVDNVEEVVTLSDSDIEPTPEFGTRLDTSCLLGLAKVKGVVKTLLDIDRVVGGDEMGQIQNMF; encoded by the coding sequence ATGTCCAACGCCACCGATACCCTCGAAACCACTCAACTTTCCGGCAAATACCTGACCGTGTTCCTCGACCAGGAATCCTATGGCATCGCCGTCCTGAAAGTTCGCGAAATCATCCGCCTGCAAAAAGTGACTCCGGTGCCGCAAGTGCCGCACTATGTAAAGGGCGTCATCAACCTGCGCGGTCGCGTCATCCCGGTCATCGACCTGCGCCTCAAGTTCGGCCTCAACGCCGAGGTCTCCGAGCGCACCTGCATCGTGGTCGTCCAAGTCCAGATGGCCAGCGGCACCAACCAGATGGGCCTCATCGTCGATAACGTCGAGGAGGTTGTCACCCTCAGCGACTCCGATATCGAACCGACCCCCGAGTTTGGCACCCGTCTTGACACTTCCTGCCTCCTCGGCCTCGCCAAGGTCAAAGGCGTGGTCAAGACCCTGCTCGACATCGACCGTGTCGTCGGCGGCGACGAGATGGGCCAGATTCAGAACATGTTCTGA
- a CDS encoding PAS domain S-box protein: MSPSSVSSALSTAAEPAPPDPAPVSLGDDAKHLLDALPYPAGWCDHYGTLHHTNDLWREASSASLSALDPRTLAAGDTVTELWPANSELAEDLSRVLARNTPSARHRIPDTAIDLFWRYCPLGGCDGALLQVLPQTSPAPSAEVPDSAPPPLEPADSLLARMIAQLPLAVVVTDAEGTLSQVNPAFTILTGYAEDEAIGRPLTMLHAEGTPAEIIDSRDRALRLSEAWSGDILHRNRFDETFWAHTQISYLRDARGGVTHFLYLLEDITDRRQAQAELARLSLVASKTTNAVVMSNAAGEVEWVNEGFTRITGFEAHEVRRRKVVDLLRGPATDPAASRRIEEGILSGSSVEEEILNYHRDGGGYWVRLRIDPVHDAHGTFTGHITMAHDVTERRHVDAARTEASQRLHKIASLVPGMVFQFKLRPDGTSCLPYASEGIRDIYGRSPEQVVDDASAIFSSLHPEDFAMVVDAIYASARTLQPWRQEYRVTPPNSQLRWLLVHANPSRESDGSTLWHGHIADITELKQTEENLHRSKEDLESTNLQLQEAFAHSKELANQAKAANLAKSAFLANMSHEIRTPMNGVIGMTGLLLQTQLNAEQRSYLEIVRTSGENLLQVINDILDFSKIEAGRLDLEHIDFDVRDTVEEAVDVLAVRALEKNLEIVGHVDPSVPLRVKGDPGRLRQILVNLLGNAVKFTAQGSIRVTANLVLPAPAGAVPKVRFSVRDSGIGIPKDRQSQLFLPFSQIDSSTTRKYGGTGLGLAICRQLAILMGGEIGVESEAADGATFWFTADLPLASTTLPAPPKVDTRTLVVEPREATRRHLGATLDQLVLWHHEVADLEAAMAELRRAALTAQPYDLLFVSSELPGSDLVRFACKIPIESEQPNLRVVWMHPMTQPVDPSLLGIYKERLPKPIRRDPLMTLLKVLDTSSGTATTRAPFTGPRERYDDCRILLVEDNAVNQKVARAMVKKFGAHVDTVGNGREAVKVLEEIDYDLVFMDCQMPEMDGFEATAMIRSPESAVRNHNIPIVAMTANAMQGDRERCLEAGMNDYIPKPIHQGAVAAALKRYLGPPESNADAA; this comes from the coding sequence ATGTCTCCGTCCTCCGTCTCGTCTGCCCTCTCCACCGCCGCCGAACCCGCTCCGCCGGACCCTGCGCCTGTGTCCTTGGGAGACGATGCGAAACATCTCCTCGACGCCCTGCCCTACCCGGCGGGCTGGTGCGACCACTACGGCACACTGCACCATACCAACGACCTGTGGCGCGAGGCGTCCTCCGCATCCCTGAGCGCCCTCGACCCGCGCACCCTCGCCGCGGGTGATACGGTCACCGAACTGTGGCCGGCCAATTCCGAGCTCGCCGAAGACCTCTCGCGCGTGCTCGCGCGCAATACGCCATCCGCCCGTCACCGGATTCCGGATACGGCCATCGATCTTTTTTGGCGCTACTGCCCACTCGGTGGTTGCGACGGTGCCCTGCTGCAAGTCCTGCCCCAGACGTCACCCGCTCCATCGGCAGAGGTGCCCGACTCCGCCCCTCCCCCCCTCGAGCCCGCGGACAGCCTGCTCGCGCGCATGATCGCCCAGTTGCCGCTCGCCGTCGTGGTCACCGATGCCGAGGGGACTCTGAGCCAGGTCAACCCCGCCTTTACCATCCTCACCGGCTACGCGGAGGATGAAGCCATCGGGCGTCCGCTCACCATGCTGCACGCCGAGGGCACCCCGGCAGAGATCATCGACTCGCGCGACCGCGCCCTGCGCCTCAGCGAGGCCTGGAGCGGCGACATCCTGCACCGCAACCGTTTCGACGAAACCTTCTGGGCCCACACCCAGATTTCCTACCTGCGCGACGCCCGTGGCGGCGTGACCCATTTTCTCTACCTCCTCGAGGACATCACCGATCGTCGCCAAGCCCAGGCCGAACTCGCCCGCCTCTCCCTCGTGGCCAGCAAAACCACCAATGCCGTGGTCATGTCCAACGCCGCCGGCGAAGTCGAGTGGGTCAACGAAGGCTTCACTCGCATCACCGGTTTCGAAGCCCACGAGGTGCGCCGCCGCAAGGTCGTAGACCTATTGCGCGGTCCCGCCACCGATCCCGCCGCCAGCCGCCGCATCGAAGAGGGCATTCTCAGTGGCTCCAGCGTGGAGGAGGAAATCCTCAACTACCACCGCGACGGAGGCGGGTATTGGGTGCGCCTCCGCATCGACCCCGTGCACGATGCCCACGGCACCTTCACCGGCCACATCACGATGGCCCACGACGTCACGGAACGTCGCCACGTCGACGCCGCCCGCACCGAGGCCAGCCAACGCCTGCACAAGATCGCCTCGCTCGTGCCCGGCATGGTGTTCCAGTTTAAGCTGCGCCCCGACGGCACCTCCTGCCTGCCCTACGCCTCCGAAGGTATCCGCGACATCTACGGCCGCTCGCCCGAGCAGGTCGTCGACGACGCCTCCGCCATCTTCTCCTCCCTGCACCCGGAGGATTTTGCCATGGTGGTCGACGCCATCTACGCCTCGGCCCGCACCCTGCAACCCTGGCGCCAGGAATACCGCGTCACCCCGCCCAACTCCCAACTGCGGTGGCTGCTGGTGCACGCCAACCCGTCCCGCGAGTCCGACGGCTCCACCCTCTGGCACGGCCACATCGCCGACATCACCGAGCTCAAACAAACCGAGGAGAATCTCCACCGCTCCAAGGAAGACCTCGAGTCCACCAATCTCCAACTGCAGGAGGCTTTCGCTCACTCCAAGGAACTCGCCAACCAAGCCAAGGCCGCCAACCTCGCCAAGAGCGCCTTCCTCGCCAACATGTCGCACGAGATCCGCACGCCCATGAACGGCGTCATCGGCATGACCGGCCTGCTCCTGCAAACCCAGCTCAACGCCGAACAACGCTCCTACCTCGAGATCGTTCGCACCTCTGGCGAAAACCTCCTCCAAGTCATCAACGACATCCTCGACTTCTCCAAAATCGAAGCCGGCCGTCTCGATCTCGAACACATCGACTTCGACGTGCGCGACACCGTGGAGGAAGCCGTCGACGTCCTCGCCGTGCGCGCCCTTGAAAAGAACCTCGAGATCGTTGGCCATGTTGACCCCTCCGTCCCGCTGCGGGTCAAAGGCGACCCCGGCCGCCTGCGCCAGATTCTCGTCAACCTGCTCGGTAACGCGGTCAAATTCACCGCCCAGGGCAGCATCCGCGTCACCGCCAACCTCGTGCTCCCCGCGCCGGCGGGCGCCGTGCCCAAGGTCCGCTTCTCGGTGCGCGACTCCGGCATCGGCATCCCCAAGGATCGCCAATCGCAGCTCTTCCTCCCCTTCAGCCAAATCGATAGCTCCACCACGCGCAAATACGGCGGCACCGGACTCGGCCTGGCCATCTGTCGCCAGCTTGCGATTCTGATGGGCGGCGAGATCGGCGTGGAGAGCGAAGCCGCCGACGGCGCCACCTTCTGGTTCACTGCCGACCTGCCCCTCGCCAGCACCACGCTGCCCGCCCCACCCAAAGTCGACACCCGCACCCTCGTCGTGGAGCCCCGCGAAGCCACCCGCCGCCATCTCGGTGCCACGCTCGACCAACTCGTCCTTTGGCACCACGAAGTCGCCGACCTCGAGGCCGCCATGGCCGAACTGCGCCGCGCCGCGCTCACCGCCCAGCCCTACGACCTGTTGTTCGTTTCCAGCGAACTGCCAGGGAGTGACCTGGTGCGCTTCGCCTGCAAAATCCCAATCGAAAGCGAACAGCCCAACCTGCGCGTCGTGTGGATGCACCCCATGACCCAGCCGGTCGATCCCTCGCTGCTCGGCATCTACAAGGAACGGCTGCCCAAACCGATCCGCCGCGACCCGCTCATGACCTTGCTCAAGGTGCTAGACACCTCGAGCGGCACCGCCACCACCCGCGCGCCGTTTACCGGTCCGCGCGAACGCTACGACGACTGCCGCATCCTGCTGGTCGAGGACAACGCGGTGAATCAAAAGGTCGCCCGCGCCATGGTGAAAAAGTTTGGCGCGCACGTGGACACCGTGGGCAACGGCCGCGAAGCCGTGAAGGTGCTCGAGGAAATCGACTACGACCTTGTCTTCATGGACTGCCAGATGCCGGAAATGGACGGTTTCGAAGCGACCGCCATGATCCGTTCACCGGAGTCAGCCGTGCGCAACCACAACATCCCCATCGTCGCGATGACGGCCAACGCCATGCAAGGCGACCGCGAGCGATGTCTGGAAGCCGGCATGAACGACTACATCCCCAAGCCCATCCACCAAGGCGCCGTCGCCGCCGCCCTCAAGCGCTACCTCGGCCCCCCCGAATCCAACGCCGACGCCGCGTGA
- a CDS encoding hybrid sensor histidine kinase/response regulator — protein sequence MSAEVTTCAETPPIDAAALVESWAESLELAVVWDRDGRILSCNNAFARKFGAREEWVGRPFGEKVHPDDSLDWRNGITRIDMRPWHVSREHRWQTVQGWRWIAWEETGLRNADGEVWAVRSIGRDVTKRRLGEEHFSKLAKAIDQSPTAVVLSTPQGQVQYVNPRYTEISGLTLEEIFEKEIEVLGRGFDDPGAYRDVLEQVRRGGSWSGEVCSWGRDEKELWEFVQITPIRNHADEVVQFLCLREDITQRKTLELQLRQAQKMESLGTLAGGIAHDFNNIIAIVKGYTEFCLGRTEDASLQRYLTEIHKASHRAVGLVRQILTFSRKAEVSTRPVDINALLNELGRLFSETFPRTIEFQFDLQKDLPSLMADPNQLQQVIMNLCVNARDAMGEGGRLRLSSKRVRGSQILDQQNIDPKRDYVCITIADNGHGMPPDVRARIFEPFFTTKMKKGGTGLGLSVVYGIVVNHQGALTVDSTPGKGTTFRAFFPIIETKKAGSSDAEGTSQPVPRGTEHLLIVEDEESLRELLSTAMTELGYTVETAEHGLAAAERLLNGGGRDLDAILLDLNLPGMNGIEVLRSVRRIRPSMPVIIISGNVGREQRDQLNQLGVGDVIVKPYSLADIGQRLRSVLERR from the coding sequence ATGAGTGCAGAAGTCACAACCTGTGCGGAGACCCCTCCGATCGATGCCGCGGCCCTGGTCGAGTCATGGGCGGAGAGCTTGGAGCTGGCGGTGGTGTGGGATCGCGATGGACGCATCCTGAGCTGCAACAACGCTTTTGCCCGTAAGTTTGGCGCCCGCGAAGAATGGGTGGGCCGACCCTTCGGCGAGAAGGTGCACCCCGATGATTCGTTGGATTGGCGCAACGGAATCACGCGCATCGACATGCGTCCGTGGCATGTGTCGCGCGAGCACCGCTGGCAGACCGTGCAAGGCTGGCGTTGGATCGCTTGGGAGGAGACGGGCCTGCGTAACGCCGATGGTGAGGTATGGGCGGTGCGTTCCATCGGTCGCGATGTCACCAAACGCCGGCTCGGCGAAGAACATTTTTCCAAACTGGCCAAAGCCATCGATCAGAGCCCGACCGCGGTCGTGCTGTCGACCCCGCAGGGGCAGGTGCAGTATGTGAATCCTCGATACACGGAGATTTCGGGACTCACCCTGGAAGAGATTTTTGAAAAGGAAATCGAGGTGCTCGGGCGCGGTTTCGACGATCCGGGTGCCTATCGTGACGTGCTGGAACAGGTGCGCCGCGGCGGTTCGTGGAGCGGCGAAGTCTGCTCGTGGGGCCGCGACGAGAAGGAGCTGTGGGAGTTTGTGCAGATCACCCCGATCCGAAATCACGCCGATGAGGTGGTGCAGTTCCTCTGCCTGCGCGAGGACATCACGCAGCGCAAGACGCTCGAGCTGCAGCTGCGCCAGGCGCAGAAAATGGAGAGTCTCGGCACGCTCGCCGGCGGTATCGCACACGACTTTAATAACATCATCGCGATCGTGAAGGGTTACACCGAGTTCTGTCTCGGCCGCACCGAAGACGCGTCGTTGCAACGTTACCTGACCGAGATCCACAAGGCCTCGCATCGGGCGGTCGGACTGGTGCGCCAGATCCTCACCTTCTCGCGCAAGGCCGAAGTGAGCACGCGTCCGGTCGATATCAATGCGTTGCTCAACGAGCTCGGACGCCTGTTCTCGGAAACGTTCCCGCGCACGATTGAGTTCCAGTTTGACCTGCAAAAGGACCTGCCGTCGTTGATGGCCGATCCGAATCAGTTGCAGCAGGTGATCATGAACCTGTGCGTGAACGCGCGTGACGCGATGGGCGAAGGTGGCCGCCTGCGGCTGTCGTCCAAGCGGGTGCGAGGGTCACAGATTCTCGATCAGCAGAACATCGACCCCAAGCGCGACTACGTCTGCATCACCATTGCCGACAACGGGCACGGCATGCCGCCGGATGTGAGGGCGCGCATCTTTGAACCGTTCTTCACCACCAAGATGAAGAAGGGCGGCACGGGGCTCGGCCTGTCGGTTGTCTACGGCATCGTGGTGAATCACCAAGGCGCGCTTACGGTGGACAGCACCCCCGGCAAGGGCACGACGTTCCGCGCGTTTTTCCCGATCATTGAAACCAAGAAGGCGGGCAGTTCCGACGCGGAAGGGACCAGTCAACCGGTGCCGCGCGGCACGGAGCATCTGCTTATCGTGGAGGACGAAGAAAGCCTGCGCGAATTGCTGAGCACCGCGATGACCGAGTTGGGTTATACGGTCGAGACGGCTGAACATGGCCTGGCGGCGGCGGAGCGTTTGTTGAACGGCGGAGGGCGTGATCTCGATGCCATCCTGCTCGATCTGAATCTGCCGGGCATGAACGGCATCGAAGTCCTGCGCTCCGTGCGGCGGATTCGTCCGAGCATGCCGGTGATCATCATCTCCGGCAACGTCGGCCGCGAACAACGCGACCAGCTGAATCAACTGGGCGTCGGCGACGTGATCGTGAAACCCTATAGCCTCGCCGACATCGGCCAACGCCTACGATCCGTGCTGGAGCGACGGTGA